From a region of the Geothrix sp. 21YS21S-2 genome:
- a CDS encoding substrate-binding domain-containing protein gives MKNRILSLLAGAILCLGPAAFAQHSVILATTTSTQDSGLLDVLVPMFQKQTGFQVKTIAVGSGQAIAMGRKGEADVLLVHSPDAEKAFMADGPGLNRKLVMHNDFVVLGPAADPAGLKAAPTAADAFRKLAAGSATFVSRADQSGTHAQEKKLWKGAGIDPAGKPWYLETGQGMGQTLNVASEKRAYTLSDRGTYLAMKKNLGLAIVSEGDVSLANIYHVIEIDPAKFPKVNAAGGRAFAAFMVSAPAQAVIRTFGVDRFGSPLFFPDAGKKDN, from the coding sequence ATGAAAAACCGGATCCTGAGTCTCCTGGCCGGAGCCATCCTGTGCCTGGGCCCCGCGGCCTTCGCCCAGCACAGCGTGATCCTCGCCACCACCACCAGCACCCAGGACTCCGGGCTGCTGGATGTCCTGGTTCCCATGTTCCAGAAGCAGACCGGGTTCCAGGTCAAGACCATCGCGGTCGGTTCGGGCCAGGCCATCGCCATGGGCCGCAAGGGCGAGGCCGACGTCCTCCTGGTGCACTCCCCCGACGCCGAGAAGGCCTTCATGGCCGACGGCCCCGGCCTCAACCGCAAGCTGGTGATGCACAATGACTTCGTGGTGCTCGGCCCCGCGGCCGACCCGGCCGGCCTGAAGGCCGCCCCCACCGCCGCCGACGCCTTCCGGAAGTTGGCCGCCGGTTCAGCCACGTTCGTCTCCCGGGCCGATCAGTCCGGCACCCACGCCCAGGAGAAGAAGCTCTGGAAGGGCGCGGGCATCGATCCGGCCGGCAAGCCCTGGTACCTGGAGACCGGCCAGGGCATGGGCCAGACCCTCAACGTGGCCTCCGAGAAGCGGGCCTACACCCTGTCGGACCGCGGCACCTACCTGGCCATGAAAAAGAACCTGGGCCTGGCCATCGTCTCCGAGGGCGACGTCTCCCTGGCCAACATCTACCACGTCATCGAGATCGACCCCGCGAAGTTCCCCAAGGTCAACGCGGCCGGTGGCAGGGCCTTCGCGGCGTTCATGGTCTCGGCCCCCGCGCAGGCTGTGATCCGCACGTTCGGCGTCGACAGGTTCGGTTCTCCCCTTTTCTTCCCCGACGCGGGCAAAAAGGACAACTAG
- a CDS encoding ABC transporter permease has translation MELLWEGIRKAFDLLRTLDPEVLGITLFTLKVTLLATLASLVLGLGAGLVLALTDFPGRRIVISLVNTGMGLPPVVVGLFVTMFLWRNGPLGGWELLYTPSAIILAQTVIATPIITGISVAALQQLPPDLRLQILSLGATRIQMLWLLVREARLPLLAAVMAGFGGVISEVGASLMVGGNIKGSTRVLTTATVMETGKGNFDVAIALSLILLALTFVVNAALTHIQQRERPR, from the coding sequence TTGGAACTGCTGTGGGAGGGCATCCGGAAGGCCTTTGACCTTCTGCGCACCCTGGACCCCGAGGTCCTGGGGATCACCCTCTTCACCCTGAAGGTCACCCTCCTGGCCACCCTGGCGAGCCTGGTCCTGGGCCTGGGGGCCGGGCTGGTGCTCGCCCTCACCGACTTCCCCGGGCGGCGCATCGTCATCAGCCTGGTGAACACCGGAATGGGCCTGCCGCCGGTGGTGGTGGGGCTCTTCGTCACCATGTTCCTGTGGCGCAACGGGCCCCTGGGCGGCTGGGAGCTCCTTTACACCCCCTCGGCCATCATCCTGGCCCAGACCGTCATCGCCACCCCCATCATCACGGGCATCAGCGTGGCCGCCCTCCAGCAGCTGCCCCCGGACCTGCGCCTGCAGATCCTCTCCCTGGGGGCCACCCGGATCCAGATGCTCTGGCTCCTGGTGCGGGAGGCGCGCCTGCCCCTGCTGGCGGCGGTCATGGCCGGCTTCGGCGGGGTCATCTCCGAGGTGGGGGCCTCCCTCATGGTGGGCGGCAACATCAAGGGCAGCACCCGGGTGCTCACCACGGCCACCGTCATGGAGACCGGCAAGGGCAACTTCGACGTGGCCATCGCCCTCAGCCTCATCCTCCTGGCCCTCACCTTCGTGGTGAACGCCGCCCTCACCCACATCCAGCAGCGGGAGCGGCCCCGGTGA
- a CDS encoding mechanosensitive ion channel family protein, whose protein sequence is MGIVLGGHIEKAAAWLDQTGWQKLQRMLVVVVTCLIILWALRLVSRAVARSMAAGVGEHNPEIQRRAKTLGAVIGNFARVLVVSFFILETLQEFNVNVGPLVAGVGIVGAAIGFGAQNLVKDVIGGFFLLVENQYGVGDIISVGDKHVGTVERMTFRMTMLRDMEGRAHFLPNGTISDVIVLSKQFAKALVDVDVSHDEDLDRIMDVLRDVGAELMGAREDVLEPTEVLGVEAMTAASCTIRTLTKCLPGQQWDVARELRRRVQVRFKLEGFGRPIPQRMIINK, encoded by the coding sequence ATGGGCATCGTACTGGGCGGACACATCGAAAAGGCGGCCGCGTGGCTGGACCAGACCGGCTGGCAGAAGCTGCAGCGCATGCTGGTGGTCGTCGTCACCTGCCTGATCATCCTCTGGGCGCTGCGCCTGGTGTCCAGGGCCGTGGCCCGGTCCATGGCCGCCGGCGTGGGCGAACACAACCCCGAGATCCAGCGCCGGGCCAAGACCCTGGGCGCGGTCATCGGGAATTTCGCCCGGGTGCTGGTGGTCTCCTTCTTCATCCTGGAGACCCTGCAGGAGTTCAACGTCAACGTGGGCCCCCTGGTGGCCGGGGTCGGCATCGTGGGCGCGGCGATCGGCTTCGGCGCCCAGAACCTCGTGAAGGACGTCATCGGCGGCTTCTTCCTCCTGGTGGAGAACCAGTACGGGGTGGGCGACATCATCTCGGTGGGCGACAAGCACGTGGGCACCGTGGAGCGCATGACCTTCCGGATGACCATGCTGCGGGACATGGAGGGCCGCGCCCACTTCCTGCCCAACGGCACCATCAGCGACGTCATCGTCCTCAGCAAGCAGTTCGCCAAGGCCCTGGTGGACGTGGACGTGAGCCACGACGAGGACCTGGACCGCATCATGGACGTGCTCCGGGACGTGGGCGCCGAGCTCATGGGGGCCCGGGAGGACGTGCTGGAACCCACCGAGGTCCTGGGCGTGGAGGCGATGACCGCCGCAAGCTGCACCATCCGGACCCTGACCAAGTGCCTCCCCGGCCAGCAGTGGGACGTGGCGAGGGAGCTGCGCAGGCGGGTGCAGGTGCGGTTCAAGCTGGAGGGCTTCGGGAGGCCCATTCCGCAGCGGATGATCATCAACAAGTAG
- the pruA gene encoding L-glutamate gamma-semialdehyde dehydrogenase — translation MTNAIFNLPEAFNEPAFSYAPGTPERALLKAELDRQYDQVLDIPLIIGGEEVRTGRLQDAVCPHEHGHVLARYHEAGEAEIRLAIQAALDAKAEWESTPWEERAAIFNRMASLISTKYRYILNAATMLNQSKTAHQAEIDSTCETADFFRYNAKFMEQIYRQQPESNTHTWNRVHYRALEGFVFAVSPFNFTAIGANLATAPALMGNTVVWKPASTSILSNYYLMQLYKEAGLPRGVINFVPSRGSVIGKIVLDHPAFAGLHFTGSTGVFNSMSKTVADNVGKYKIYPRLVGETGGKDYIFVHHSAEMVEVATAIVRASFEYQGQKCSACSRAYVPASHWPQLKELILGMMARIKVGDPRDFRNFMGAVIDEASFDNTMRYIGLARESPAAEIIHGGRGDKATGWFVEPTIIVTTDPKFVTMQEEIFSPVLTLFVYEDAKLDETVRLLDETSPYALTGAIFARNRYVINRLTEALANTAGNFYINDKCTGAMVGHQPFGGARASGTNDKAGSFLNLIRWTSPRTIKECFAPHRDFAYPFMDEE, via the coding sequence ATGACCAACGCCATCTTCAATCTCCCCGAAGCCTTCAACGAACCGGCCTTCTCCTATGCCCCGGGCACCCCCGAACGGGCCCTGCTCAAGGCCGAGCTGGACCGGCAGTACGACCAGGTCCTCGACATCCCCCTCATCATCGGCGGCGAGGAGGTGCGCACCGGCCGCCTCCAGGACGCCGTGTGCCCCCACGAGCACGGCCACGTGCTGGCCCGGTACCACGAGGCCGGCGAGGCCGAGATCCGGCTCGCCATCCAGGCGGCGCTGGACGCCAAGGCCGAATGGGAAAGCACGCCCTGGGAGGAGCGGGCGGCGATCTTCAACCGCATGGCCAGCCTCATCTCCACCAAGTACCGATACATCCTCAACGCCGCCACCATGCTCAACCAGTCCAAGACCGCGCACCAGGCGGAGATCGACTCCACCTGCGAGACCGCGGACTTCTTCCGGTACAACGCCAAGTTCATGGAGCAGATCTACCGCCAGCAGCCCGAGAGCAACACCCACACGTGGAACCGGGTGCACTACCGGGCCCTGGAGGGCTTCGTCTTCGCGGTGTCGCCCTTCAATTTCACCGCCATCGGCGCCAACCTCGCCACCGCCCCCGCCCTCATGGGCAACACCGTGGTGTGGAAGCCGGCCAGCACCTCGATCCTCTCCAACTACTACCTGATGCAGCTCTACAAGGAGGCCGGCCTGCCCCGGGGCGTCATCAACTTCGTGCCCAGCAGGGGCTCGGTCATCGGGAAGATCGTCCTGGACCACCCGGCCTTCGCGGGCCTGCATTTCACCGGGTCCACGGGCGTGTTCAATTCCATGTCCAAGACCGTCGCCGACAACGTGGGCAAGTACAAGATCTACCCCCGCCTCGTCGGGGAGACCGGCGGCAAGGACTACATCTTCGTGCACCACTCCGCCGAGATGGTGGAGGTGGCCACGGCCATCGTGCGGGCCTCCTTCGAGTACCAGGGGCAGAAATGCTCCGCCTGCTCCCGGGCCTACGTCCCCGCCTCCCACTGGCCCCAGCTCAAGGAGCTCATCCTCGGCATGATGGCCCGCATCAAGGTGGGCGATCCCCGGGACTTCAGGAACTTCATGGGCGCCGTCATCGACGAGGCCAGCTTCGACAACACCATGCGCTACATCGGCCTGGCCCGGGAGTCCCCGGCCGCCGAGATCATCCATGGCGGCCGCGGCGACAAGGCCACGGGCTGGTTCGTGGAGCCCACCATCATCGTCACCACCGACCCGAAGTTCGTCACCATGCAGGAGGAGATCTTCTCGCCGGTGCTCACCCTCTTCGTCTACGAGGACGCGAAGCTGGACGAGACGGTCCGGCTCCTGGACGAGACCAGCCCCTACGCCCTCACCGGGGCCATCTTCGCCCGCAACCGCTACGTCATCAACCGGCTCACCGAGGCCCTGGCCAACACCGCCGGCAACTTCTACATCAACGACAAGTGCACCGGCGCCATGGTGGGCCACCAGCCCTTCGGCGGCGCCCGGGCCTCGGGCACCAACGACAAGGCCGGCAGCTTCCTGAACCTCATCCGCTGGACCTCGCCCCGCACCATCAAGGAGTGCTTCGCCCCCCACCGGGACTTCGCCTATCCTTTCATGGACGAGGAATGA
- the glp gene encoding gephyrin-like molybdotransferase Glp, with the protein MRPDTMVASRMVAMLGYREALKLVLERAEPLPPRRLPLMEALGLAAAEDILAREPVPPFTNSAMDGFALRAGDAALGRLPVAGTVPAGMAEVPALRPGEALRIMTGAPLPPGADCILPIEHVRVEGDWVILSTAPRRGANIRHAGEDIPAGGLVVPAGAVLRPAEVGVLAAIGCPEVSVRPRPRVAVITTGNELVDAGDRPGPGQIRDANIHSLCAQVLAAGGLPVPRPRVVDRRETVARALREALEEADVVLTNGGISVGDFDYIKAVLEDHGAERVFWKVAQKPGSPLGLWVFQGKLIFGIPGNPVAAMLMFEEYVRPAVRRMMGYRNLHRPERTGILEEGWKRGGDPMRTEFLRVVSGPDGTVALAGPQGSGILSGMMRANALAVIPEGPTALEPGSEVALHLLNEAEDH; encoded by the coding sequence ATGCGGCCTGATACCATGGTCGCGTCGAGGATGGTGGCGATGCTGGGATACAGGGAGGCCCTGAAGCTTGTGCTGGAGCGCGCGGAGCCCCTGCCGCCCCGGCGGCTGCCGCTCATGGAGGCCCTCGGCCTCGCCGCGGCCGAGGACATCCTGGCGCGGGAGCCCGTGCCGCCCTTCACGAACTCCGCCATGGACGGATTCGCCCTGCGGGCCGGGGACGCCGCCCTGGGGCGGCTGCCGGTGGCCGGGACCGTGCCGGCCGGCATGGCCGAGGTGCCGGCCCTCCGGCCCGGGGAAGCCCTGCGCATCATGACGGGCGCCCCGCTGCCCCCGGGCGCCGATTGCATCCTTCCCATCGAGCACGTCCGCGTGGAGGGCGACTGGGTGATCCTTTCCACGGCACCTCGCCGCGGCGCCAACATCCGCCACGCGGGCGAGGACATCCCGGCCGGGGGCCTGGTGGTTCCGGCCGGGGCGGTGCTCAGGCCGGCCGAGGTGGGGGTGCTGGCCGCCATCGGCTGTCCCGAAGTCAGCGTGCGGCCCCGGCCCCGGGTCGCCGTCATCACGACCGGCAACGAGCTGGTGGACGCGGGCGACCGCCCCGGCCCCGGGCAGATCCGGGACGCCAACATCCATTCCCTCTGCGCCCAGGTCCTGGCCGCCGGGGGCCTCCCCGTCCCGCGGCCCCGGGTCGTGGACCGCCGGGAGACCGTGGCCCGGGCCCTGCGGGAAGCCCTGGAGGAGGCCGACGTGGTGCTCACCAACGGCGGGATCTCCGTGGGGGATTTCGACTACATCAAGGCGGTGCTGGAGGACCACGGCGCCGAGCGGGTCTTCTGGAAGGTGGCCCAGAAGCCGGGGAGTCCCCTGGGCCTGTGGGTCTTCCAGGGCAAGCTCATCTTCGGCATTCCCGGCAACCCGGTGGCGGCCATGCTCATGTTCGAGGAGTACGTCCGGCCCGCGGTGCGGCGCATGATGGGGTACCGGAACCTCCACCGCCCGGAGCGGACGGGGATCCTGGAGGAGGGCTGGAAGCGCGGCGGGGACCCCATGCGCACCGAATTCCTGAGAGTGGTTTCCGGGCCGGATGGGACGGTGGCCCTGGCCGGACCCCAGGGTTCCGGCATCCTTTCGGGCATGATGCGGGCCAACGCCCTGGCCGTCATCCCCGAGGGCCCCACGGCCCTGGAGCCCGGCAGCGAGGTGGCGCTCCACCTCCTCAACGAGGCGGAGGACCATTGA
- a CDS encoding winged helix-turn-helix domain-containing protein — MNTSAKKIVSIGIPMGEHYAMGPGKADLLEAIQETGSISAAGRKLGMSYRRAWLLVDEMNACFREPVVTTRLGGPKGGGAVVTDLGQEAVKRYRALQSLAWDAVRHSIREYQRLLGNGAGVQPD, encoded by the coding sequence ATGAACACCTCGGCCAAGAAGATCGTCAGCATCGGCATCCCCATGGGGGAGCACTACGCCATGGGCCCGGGCAAGGCCGACCTCCTGGAGGCCATCCAGGAGACCGGCTCCATTTCAGCCGCCGGGCGGAAGCTCGGCATGAGCTACCGCCGCGCCTGGCTCCTGGTGGACGAGATGAACGCCTGCTTCCGGGAACCCGTCGTGACCACCCGTCTGGGCGGCCCCAAGGGCGGCGGGGCGGTGGTGACGGACCTGGGCCAGGAGGCCGTGAAGCGCTACCGGGCCCTGCAGTCCCTGGCCTGGGACGCGGTGCGCCATTCCATCCGGGAGTATCAGCGGCTCCTGGGCAATGGGGCCGGGGTCCAGCCCGACTGA
- a CDS encoding lanthionine synthetase C family protein, which yields MRMGHIWKAILTDRNAESAWERIWEISREISDIKCWDGKETGLARGVAGGALFFGYLAMATGSMEALRNCRRLQASAARSLPFRSTDTSLFGGFPGIAWATTHLKDMLDPLAEDPANEVDENLLIRLNCPEWRQSYDLIIGLVGLGIYALERLETGRGRQILGSVIRHLGQTAVIRSDGIAWFTPSWQLPEWQLQFAPEGCWDLGLAHGIPGVIALLGRAVLADVEKAMAAPLLEGCVRWLLSRRNPDGGHGSFANILPKGKEDIPSCSRIAWCYGDLGLAMALLMAAKDASRPDWEAAALSIAQNAARRPLEASGVRDACLCHGASGNSLLFLRLYFATGDPCFHEAAMDYLGETIAFHCPGKPFGGFPTFMLDERRVHGIHHLPGVLEGNAGVGLVLLAAASDLEPTWDRHLFLSASPCRR from the coding sequence ATGAGAATGGGCCACATCTGGAAGGCGATCTTGACTGACAGGAATGCGGAATCGGCATGGGAAAGGATCTGGGAAATTTCTCGCGAAATTTCGGATATCAAATGCTGGGATGGAAAGGAAACCGGCCTTGCCCGAGGTGTTGCAGGCGGCGCCCTGTTCTTTGGCTACCTCGCCATGGCTACCGGCAGCATGGAGGCATTGCGGAATTGCAGACGACTTCAGGCGTCAGCCGCGAGGAGCCTCCCCTTTAGATCGACAGACACCTCACTTTTTGGAGGGTTTCCAGGCATTGCATGGGCGACGACCCACCTGAAGGACATGCTTGACCCCTTGGCAGAGGATCCCGCAAACGAGGTAGACGAAAATCTTCTGATTCGTCTCAACTGCCCGGAATGGCGCCAGTCCTATGACCTGATTATTGGCCTCGTGGGCCTCGGCATTTATGCTCTCGAACGCCTGGAGACCGGGAGAGGACGGCAGATTCTTGGCAGCGTCATTAGGCACCTGGGCCAGACGGCGGTGATCCGGAGCGATGGCATCGCTTGGTTCACTCCATCCTGGCAACTTCCTGAATGGCAGCTCCAATTCGCACCTGAAGGCTGTTGGGACTTGGGATTAGCCCATGGCATCCCTGGCGTGATTGCATTACTGGGAAGGGCGGTTCTTGCAGATGTTGAAAAGGCAATGGCTGCGCCTCTCCTGGAAGGCTGTGTCAGGTGGCTCTTGTCTCGGCGCAACCCCGACGGTGGCCATGGCTCCTTTGCCAACATCCTTCCAAAGGGAAAGGAGGACATACCCTCTTGCAGCAGGATTGCTTGGTGCTACGGAGACCTTGGCCTGGCGATGGCCCTGCTTATGGCAGCGAAGGACGCATCCCGGCCCGACTGGGAAGCAGCGGCCCTTTCCATCGCCCAAAATGCGGCCAGACGACCTCTCGAAGCCTCTGGAGTCCGCGATGCGTGCTTGTGCCATGGCGCATCAGGAAATTCCCTACTTTTTTTGCGCCTTTATTTTGCTACGGGTGACCCTTGTTTCCACGAAGCAGCGATGGATTATCTTGGTGAAACAATAGCCTTTCATTGTCCAGGCAAACCCTTTGGCGGCTTCCCAACTTTCATGCTGGATGAAAGGCGTGTCCATGGAATCCATCATCTACCAGGCGTCCTGGAGGGAAACGCAGGTGTAGGACTGGTATTGCTTGCTGCAGCATCCGACCTGGAGCCCACGTGGGATAGGCATCTCTTCTTGTCTGCCAGCCCGTGCAGGCGATAA
- a CDS encoding lantibiotic dehydratase, protein MRPEILESLQVASPDLVESLERWQEDPLGPKGQRSELALVRYFARMCTRSTPFGLFAGHGMGRMGEATRLEVAPREAWWRRSRLDMGYLCELVHGLRGDPGLQDNLEFRTNSSLYRVANRLRYVAVHMKKGTRHLELMEAIPDGPLEAVLAHAREGSSLAELARRLVAEDLQMGEIREYLRELIGRQVLVSNLEPATTGPEPLAACIRSLARSPSTLPVATALLEASRFLNDLDLKGLGNKPQAYLALVERLKDLPAGVDPTRLWQVDLFQPGEKLTLSPALRDEILKAVHLHIRMSPRSPRDPFQAFKETFKRRYANRWVPLAEALDPECGVGWFGDGGTRPLATALLDGLGLRPGMDSRPVEAWLAPREVHLLKRVLALQGTGERVLELQEQDLAAMSGEGPLPPLPHSFSCMVELEGASPSAVDGGPFRILFHGAAGPSAARMLGRFCHGDPVLSKEVRRHLEAEALLNPHAIHAEIAHLPEGRMGNVLARPVLRSFEIPYLGSSGADPHQWVLLEDLFVGVVEDRVVLWSRRLDREVLPRLSSAAAYHDRGSEAYRFLASLQDQGVLGTLGFQWGNLAGEAALPRVVCGRVVLARAQWRWSPAVLAALRKEPCARERFLAIQRLRREQGLPRHLVFPEGDNELPVDLDNALCVEAFWGLVKQRESVTLLEDLPDGDHLVATGPDGPYRHQLVLAFLAEPRDPPPAVPSPILSEVTVPHAPGSEWLYAKIYTGLHSAAALLGGALGSFIQGIMASGDADRWFFLRYADPDPHIRLRFHGAPDRIWGRVFPGLRQVLGPNLANGSVWRLQLDTYEPETLRYGGLSNQERAERIFMADSEAALGILGGNPGAEGERRRWCTALASVDAYFTSADLSVAQRLKNVRDRCAGFEKEFSLSGPALGQRFREEKNGLEALLDPRPQDPRSRDLTCLEARTGRIRPILREMGFLASVGALTAPMDAILASLIHMSVNRLLSSAQRAQEAVIYHMLVRLYEGRLGRARTGAKDPPTC, encoded by the coding sequence ATGCGGCCGGAAATCCTCGAAAGCCTGCAGGTGGCCTCACCCGACCTCGTGGAGAGCCTTGAACGCTGGCAGGAGGACCCGCTCGGACCCAAAGGACAGCGGTCGGAATTGGCGCTGGTTCGCTACTTCGCGCGAATGTGCACCCGTTCCACCCCCTTTGGCCTCTTTGCCGGGCACGGAATGGGGCGGATGGGCGAGGCGACGCGGCTGGAGGTTGCGCCCAGGGAGGCATGGTGGCGCCGTTCGCGCCTCGACATGGGGTACCTGTGCGAACTGGTGCATGGGCTGCGCGGGGACCCCGGTCTACAGGACAATCTGGAGTTCAGGACCAATTCCAGCCTATACCGGGTGGCCAACCGCTTGAGGTACGTGGCGGTCCACATGAAGAAAGGAACGCGCCATCTTGAACTGATGGAGGCCATTCCGGACGGGCCGCTGGAAGCGGTGCTTGCCCATGCGAGGGAGGGCTCATCCCTTGCGGAACTGGCCCGCAGGCTGGTGGCCGAGGATCTCCAGATGGGAGAGATCCGGGAGTATCTGCGGGAACTCATCGGACGGCAGGTCCTGGTCTCCAACCTGGAACCGGCCACCACAGGCCCCGAGCCCCTTGCGGCCTGCATCCGAAGCCTTGCGCGTTCACCCTCGACCCTCCCTGTCGCCACAGCCCTTCTGGAGGCTTCACGATTTTTGAACGATCTGGACCTCAAGGGCCTAGGCAACAAACCCCAGGCCTATCTGGCGCTGGTCGAGCGCCTCAAGGACCTTCCCGCAGGTGTGGACCCCACCCGCCTCTGGCAGGTGGACCTTTTCCAGCCTGGGGAGAAACTCACCCTGAGTCCGGCCTTGAGGGACGAGATCCTGAAGGCGGTCCACCTCCACATTCGGATGAGCCCAAGGAGCCCACGAGACCCCTTCCAGGCCTTCAAGGAGACGTTCAAACGTCGCTACGCGAACCGTTGGGTCCCACTGGCCGAGGCCCTGGATCCTGAATGTGGCGTTGGCTGGTTTGGAGACGGAGGCACCCGACCCCTGGCCACTGCGTTGCTCGACGGCCTTGGCTTGCGGCCCGGAATGGATTCCCGGCCGGTGGAGGCATGGCTTGCGCCCAGGGAGGTGCACCTGCTCAAGCGTGTCCTGGCCCTGCAAGGAACCGGTGAGCGCGTGCTGGAATTGCAGGAGCAGGACCTGGCGGCCATGTCCGGGGAGGGTCCGCTCCCCCCCTTGCCCCACTCCTTCAGTTGCATGGTGGAGCTGGAAGGCGCCTCGCCCAGCGCCGTGGATGGCGGCCCCTTCAGGATCCTGTTCCATGGGGCCGCAGGCCCGTCAGCAGCACGTATGCTCGGACGCTTCTGCCACGGGGATCCAGTGCTTTCCAAAGAAGTGCGTCGCCACCTTGAGGCGGAAGCGCTGCTAAATCCGCATGCCATCCATGCGGAAATCGCCCACCTTCCCGAGGGACGCATGGGAAACGTGCTCGCAAGGCCCGTTCTCCGTTCCTTCGAAATCCCCTACCTCGGCTCTTCGGGAGCCGACCCGCACCAGTGGGTCCTCCTCGAGGACCTCTTCGTCGGGGTGGTGGAGGACCGGGTAGTGCTCTGGTCCCGGCGCCTGGATCGGGAGGTCCTGCCCCGCCTCTCCAGCGCCGCGGCCTATCACGACAGGGGCAGCGAGGCCTACCGCTTCCTGGCCTCCCTCCAGGATCAGGGGGTGCTGGGAACCCTGGGCTTCCAATGGGGAAACCTTGCGGGCGAGGCCGCCCTTCCGCGCGTGGTGTGCGGAAGAGTGGTCCTCGCCCGGGCCCAATGGCGCTGGAGCCCAGCGGTCCTGGCGGCGCTCCGGAAGGAACCGTGTGCCCGGGAACGGTTCCTGGCCATTCAACGGCTTCGCCGTGAGCAGGGTCTTCCCCGCCACCTTGTGTTCCCCGAGGGGGATAACGAACTGCCCGTGGACCTGGACAACGCCCTCTGTGTGGAAGCCTTCTGGGGACTCGTCAAGCAGCGCGAGAGCGTCACCCTGCTGGAGGACTTGCCCGATGGTGACCATCTGGTGGCAACCGGGCCGGATGGGCCCTACCGGCACCAGCTTGTGCTGGCCTTTCTGGCCGAACCCCGCGATCCTCCGCCCGCGGTGCCTTCCCCGATCCTTTCGGAGGTCACGGTCCCTCATGCCCCGGGTTCGGAATGGCTGTACGCGAAGATCTACACCGGCCTGCACTCGGCTGCGGCCCTGCTGGGCGGCGCGCTGGGTTCCTTCATCCAGGGGATCATGGCTTCCGGAGATGCGGACCGATGGTTCTTCCTCCGCTACGCCGATCCGGATCCCCATATCAGGCTTCGTTTCCACGGGGCCCCGGACCGGATCTGGGGACGGGTCTTCCCGGGCCTGCGACAGGTTCTGGGTCCGAACCTCGCAAACGGATCGGTGTGGCGTCTCCAGTTGGATACCTATGAACCGGAAACCCTTCGTTACGGCGGCTTGAGCAACCAGGAACGGGCGGAACGGATATTCATGGCCGACAGCGAAGCGGCACTGGGCATCCTCGGCGGCAACCCGGGAGCGGAAGGGGAGCGGAGGCGTTGGTGCACGGCCCTGGCCAGCGTCGATGCCTACTTCACGAGTGCGGACCTTTCCGTGGCCCAACGCCTGAAGAACGTACGGGACCGCTGCGCCGGGTTCGAGAAGGAGTTCTCCCTTTCGGGTCCGGCTCTGGGGCAACGTTTCCGCGAGGAGAAGAATGGGCTTGAGGCCCTGCTGGATCCCCGTCCTCAGGACCCAAGGTCCCGGGACCTGACCTGCCTGGAGGCAAGGACCGGGCGGATCCGGCCGATCCTAAGGGAGATGGGGTTCCTGGCATCGGTGGGCGCCTTGACCGCCCCCATGGACGCCATCCTGGCGAGCCTGATCCACATGTCCGTGAACCGCCTGCTGTCCTCCGCCCAAAGGGCACAGGAGGCGGTGATTTATCACATGCTTGTCCGTTTGTATGAAGGGAGGCTCGGCCGAGCCCGGACGGGGGCCAAGGATCCCCCTACTTGTTGA